The following coding sequences are from one Anguilla anguilla isolate fAngAng1 chromosome 12, fAngAng1.pri, whole genome shotgun sequence window:
- the LOC118210214 gene encoding S-arrestin-like, giving the protein MSPKHVVFKKISRDKSVGIYMGKRDFVDHVDFVDPVDGVVLVDPEQLKGKKVFVMLSCTFRYGRDDMDVLGVAFRRDLYLSTRQVYPPLQDKERSMHTKMQEKLLNKLGINAYPFFFEFPDNLPCSVGLQPLPSDVGKHCAVEFEVKAFCAESQDEKIHKRSSVRLAIRKMQYAPEQDGPAPSNETTREFVLSEKPLQMEVSLEKQTYYHGEPINVHVNITNSSSKTVKGITVSVEQMATVVLYSNDKYVKPVAMEETSDSVAPGTSLRKVYTLLPLLANNRERRGIVLDGKLKHEDTNLASSSLVKEGVLKEVLGILVSYRVVVKLTVGGMMGSSEVGVEVPFQLMHPKPDAVKESEMEAELVFEEFKRSYLKGMIADDDEEDNVSPAEVS; this is encoded by the exons ATGAGCCCCAAACACGTGGTCTTCAAGAAGATCTCTCGTGACAAGTCG GTGGGGATCTACATGGGGAAGAGGGATTTTGTGGATCATGTGGACTTTGTGGACCCAGTGG ATGGCGTTGTGCTGGTGGATCCCGAACAgctgaaagggaaaaaag TGTTTGTCATGCTGTCCTGCACATTTCGGTATGGGCGAGACGACATGGATGTATTGGGTGTAGCATTCCGCAGAGACCTCTACTTGTCGACTCGTCAGGTGTACCCTCCTCTGCAGGATAAAGAAAGGAGCATGCACACCAAGATGCAGGAGAAACTGCTGAACAAGCTGGGGATCAATGCATACCCCTTTTTCTTTGAG TTCCCAGATAACCTGCCATGCTCCGTGGGACTGCAGCCTCTACCATCAGACGTTGGAAAG CATTGTGCTGTGGAGTTTGAAGTGAAGGCATTTTGTGCCGAGAGCCAGGATGAGAAGATCCATAAGAG gAGCTCTGTCCGTCTGGCAATCCGCAAAATGCAGTATGCTCCTGAGCAAGATGGACCTGCCCCCTCCAATGAGACCACGCGTGAGTTTGTCCTATCTGAAAAACCCTTACAAATGGAGGTCAGCCTGGAAAAGCAG ACTTATTACCATGGAGAGCCAATCAACGTCCATGTGAACATCACAAACAGCTCCAGCAAAACTGTGAAAGGCATTACTGTTTCAG TGGAGCAAATGGCCACTGTGGTGCTGTATTCCAATGATAAGTACGTGAAACCTGTGGCGATGGAGGAAACCTC AGATTCCGTGGCCCCTGGCACCAGCCTGAGGAAGGTTTACACCCTCCTTCCCCTGCTGGCCAACAACCGTGAAAGGCGGGGTATAGTCCTCGATGGGAAGCTGAAGCATGAGGACACCAACCTGGCCTCCTCTAGCTT GGTGAAGGAAGGTGTACTGAAAGAGGTGCTTGGGATCCTGGTGTCCTATCGAGTCGTGGTGAAGCTCACTGTTGgcgg gatGATGGGATCCAG TGAGGTTGGTGTTGAGGTGCCATTCCAGCTGATGCATCCCAAACCTGATGCAG TAAAAGAAAG TGAGATGGAGGCGGAACTCGTGTTTGAGGAGTTCAAGCGTTCCTACCTGAAAGGGATGATCGCGGACGATGACGAGGAGGACAACGTTTCGCCGGCGGAGGTGTCGTGA